A window of Methanocaldococcus vulcanius M7 genomic DNA:
AAGGCAAATGCCTATACTTTGCAACCCATTTAACAAAATCGATATAGGTTTCATTTATCATCTTTTGCAGATACTCTTTCTCCTCTTTGGTCATAGGCCTGTATGGAGAGCCAATATCCTTATACTTCCCTGCTTTTATTGTAGTTACGTTTATGCCGAGTTTTTTCATTAATCCGTAGTAGTGTATTATATCCATCCTAACTCCAATACTTCCAACTATTGAATGTTTTTCAGCAACTATATAATTTGCAGGAACAGAAGCCATATATGCCCCAGAAGCATCTAAATCCTCAACATACACAACCACTGGCTTTTTCTTGGCTAATTCTGCAACCTTCCTCGCTAATTTTTCGCTTGCTATAACTTCCCCTCCAGGAGAATTAACAATCAACAAAACTCCTTTAACCGAGTTATCCTTTTCTAACTTGTCAAGCAAATTTATATAGTATCTTGCATCTTTCTTTTCTGATGGAAAGAGTCCATCTCCTTGACTGTAATCAAAGTATATTTCATTACATAAATACACTTTTGCAATTTTATTTCCTCCAAGTAGATCTATATTCTCTCCTGAAAAACTCAAGATAGCAAGCACTCCAACTGCAAGTAAACAAACCAGTATCAAAAATAGGGCAATGATCACAACATATATTTTTTTCATACTATCACTTGAATTGAATGGTTTTGCATACTACCAAAATAATAGATTTAGTGGTATTAATAGTTAGCCCTCAACATTTTTAATAAGTAATGCTTTAATCTTTAAAACTCGCTTAATCTTTAACTGCCTTCTTTCTAAACTTCTCAAACAACTCAATGATCTTTTCATCTTTTTTAACCTTCTTTCTTGGTTTTTTAGCCAAATACTTTTTCCAACCTTCCCTTGGCCTAAATAAAGTTATTACATGTCCTACTACACTAACAACCTCTGCATCACACGTCTTAGCAAGCTTTTCAGCAATATCATATTTATCTTCATACAATAAAGCAGCTTTTCTTACTTTAACCTTTATTAAACCTCTCTCTTTTAGTTGTCTATCAACCTCCTTAATAACTTTATCACTACCCTCTTTTCCAATCCAAACGACCGGTTCTAAATCATGAGCTTTACTTCTAAGCATTTTTTTCATTTTCCCAGTAAGTTTTCTTTTTTGTTCTTCTGTCATAAACATCACCCAAAAATTTACTCAACCTATAAAAAACTAATAAGAAAAATTGTTTAAAATAAAAACTTAAAATTATACTCTAATTCTATTTTCTTAATATTTAATCTTTTTCCTGCCTTTTCCTTGAAATAAATTCCATAACTTTTTTGTGCAATTCAGCTATCATCCTCTTTTTATCCTCCATAAACACAATATCAGATGAGGCAGAAACAACCAAATTAAATGCAAATGGGGAAGGAGTTGGCAACTCTAAATAATAAATTTTCCTTTTCTTAACTTTTTCAAAGTAATCCAAGGCGTTATCAATGTCTAAGCTATCCTCTAAAATTTCCCTTAATGTCTCTCTATATAAAGGATGATTAACCTCTTTACAGTATTTTAAAAGCATCTCAGCATTAAACTGCTGTCTATCAACGCTTATCTTCCTCTTCATATATCTTCTCAAAATCATAAAGCCCCTTGTAGCAACATGCCTAAATCTCCTCTTTAAAATTTCGCTCCTCTCTATACTTTCTTCCACATTTTTAACAATATCTAAGTTGAAGAGTTCTATTATATCATTCCTCTTTATCTTTCTATTTTTTGGCAGTATTAAGGCAAAGCCATAATCATTCACCGAAAGTCGAACATTACATTTCTTTATTTTTGAAATATAATTAGCGAAAGCCCTTGCTAATGCCTCATTAGCCCTTCTCCCAGCTACAAAGTGGAATATATAGTATCTCCTTTTTT
This region includes:
- the sppA gene encoding signal peptide peptidase SppA, whose protein sequence is MKKIYVVIIALFLILVCLLAVGVLAILSFSGENIDLLGGNKIAKVYLCNEIYFDYSQGDGLFPSEKKDARYYINLLDKLEKDNSVKGVLLIVNSPGGEVIASEKLARKVAELAKKKPVVVYVEDLDASGAYMASVPANYIVAEKHSIVGSIGVRMDIIHYYGLMKKLGINVTTIKAGKYKDIGSPYRPMTKEEKEYLQKMINETYIDFVKWVAKYRHLPLNYTFKIADGKIYSGEDAKKVGLVDEVGTEETALKKLEQLANVSNPEIVEYGLEENRGLFGLTYDLGYGIGKGLGEVLCEMGKLNSKVELMS
- the yhbY gene encoding ribosome assembly RNA-binding protein YhbY, whose translation is MFMTEEQKRKLTGKMKKMLRSKAHDLEPVVWIGKEGSDKVIKEVDRQLKERGLIKVKVRKAALLYEDKYDIAEKLAKTCDAEVVSVVGHVITLFRPREGWKKYLAKKPRKKVKKDEKIIELFEKFRKKAVKD